From the Dryobates pubescens isolate bDryPub1 chromosome 29, bDryPub1.pri, whole genome shotgun sequence genome, one window contains:
- the LOC104299587 gene encoding ectonucleoside triphosphate diphosphohydrolase 8-like translates to MAYKAKAVAGLLAATCVFSLIALILSVVKVEDAFLLPKTKYGLVFDAGSTHSSLYIYCWPGGKENGTGVVSQLEACSVEGPGISSYADNPAGAGASLKPCLDKAMEIVPAEQQQETPTYLGATAGMRLLREQNSSKAEQVLAEVAKAIGQYPVDFRGARILSGNEEGSLGWITVNYLLETLLKFSFAGRWEHPRNSQVLGALDLGGASTQITFQPGVPIEDRNSSVLFRLYSTDYPLYTHSYLCYGQTQALKMLMATLHQGSSSPQHISHPCYPLGYQETITVAQLYDSPCVQAPSTASPAESLTVTGTGEPAACSAAIKELFNLSCGANESCGFNGVYQPPLRGEFFAFSGFYYTFDFLNLTSLQSPSDVNSTIQDFCRRNWTELAESYPEAGERLHSYCAAATYILTLLLEGYKFDERSWSSLHFSRQAGDTDMGWTLGYMLNLTNMIPAEGLHHIKGHQPSLWAGAVSFVVLALLTGLLALCLQYLWKTK, encoded by the exons ATGGCCTACAAAGCCAAGGCTGTGGCAGGACTGCTGGCAGCCACCTGTGTCTTCAGCCTCATCGCCCTCATCCTGAGCGTCGTGAAGGTGGAGGATGCCTTCCTGCTTCCTAAAACCAAG taCGGGCTGGTGTTTGACGCCGGCTCCACACACAGCTCTCTCTACATCTACTGCTGGCCTGGGGGCAAGGAGAACGGCACCGGCGTGGTGTCccagctggaggcctgcagcgtGGAGG gacctggcatctCCAGCTATGCAGacaaccctgctggggctggagccagcctgaAGCCCTGTCTGGACAAGGCCATGGAGATTgttcctgctgagcagcagcaggagacccCAACCTACCTGGGGGCCACGgcaggcatgaggctgctgag ggagcagaacagcagcaaggCCGAGCAGGTGCTGGCTGAGGTTGCCAAGGCCATCGGGCAGTACCCTGTGGACTTCCGTGGGGCTCGGATCCTGTCGGGGAACGAGGAGGGCTCCTTGGGCTGGATCACTGTCAACTACCTGCTGGAGACTCTCCTCAag TTTTCCTTCGCAGGGCGCTGGGAACACCCCAGGAACAGCCAGGTTCTGGGAGCCTTGGACCTCGGGGGAGCCTCCACACAAATCACCTTCCAGCCTGGAGTCCCCATCGAGGACAGGAACTCCTCTGTGCTCTTCAGGCTGTACAGCACTGACTACCCCCTCTACACCCACAGCtacctctgctatgggcagaCACAGGCCTTGAAGATGCTGATGGCAACTCTCCACCAG ggcagctcatcTCCCCAGCACATCTCCCACCCCTGCTACCCCCTGGGCTACCAGGAGACCATCACCGTGGCACAGCTCTACGACAGCCCCTGCGTGCAGGCACCgagcacagccagccctgcagagagcctgACTGTGACAGGCAcaggggagccagcagcctgcagtgctgccatcaAGGAGCTCTTCAACCTCAGCTGCGGGGCCAATGAGAGCTGTGGCTTCAACGGGGTCTATCAGCCCCCCCTGCGGGGAGAGTTCTTC GCCTTCTCTGGGTTCTACTACACCTTTGACTTCCTGAACCTCACCAGCCTGCAGTCTCCAAGCGATGTCAACTCCACAATCCAGGACTTCTGCAGGAGGAACTGGACAGAG CTGGCGGAGAGCTACCCCGAGGCCGGGGAGCGGCTGCACTCCTACTGCGCCGCGGCGACCTAcatcctcaccctgctgctggagggctaCAAGTTCGACGAGcggagctggagcagcctgcactTCAGCCGGCAG GCAGGCGACACAGACATGGGCTGGACGCTGGGCTACATGCTGAACCTCACCAACATGAtccctgcagaggggctgcaccACATCAAGggccaccagcccagcctgtgggcaggggctgtgtccTTCgttgtgctggccctgctgacCGGCCTGCTGGCCCTTTGCCTCCAGTACCTCTGGAAAACCAAgtag